The window GCGTGGGCGATCAGATAATCAAAAAAGCTGGCATAAAAAAGGTCACTCTTGAACTTGGCAACAACTCCGCAACCATCATCGAAGCCGATGCGGATGTTGAAAAAGCCGCTGCAAGATGCGTTGTAAGCGCATTCTCAAACTCAGGTCAGGTATGTATCTCACTCCAGAGGATATATGTGAACAGAGCTATAGCCGATGAGTTCTCAAAGGTATTCGTTGAGAAGACAAAGGCTCTCGTTGTAGGCGACCCTATGGATCCCAAATGCGACGTTGGCCCCATGATCGACGGAAAAGAGCTTAAGCGTATCGATGAATGGGTTCAGGAGGCTGTGGCTCAGGGCGCAGTTCTTGCCGCAGGCGGAAAAGTCGTCGGCAACGTTTTCGAACCCACTGTGCTCACGAACGTTACCGAAGACATGAAAGTTATGTGCATGGAGACGTTTGCTCCCGTTGTTTCAATCGTTGCTTACGATGATTTCAGCGAGGTTATCCAGCGTGTCAACCATTCCGACTTCGGCCTTCAGGCTGGTGTGTACACTAAAGATATCAACAAGATACTCGAAGCGGTGGAAGACCTTGAAGTGGGCGGCGTAATGATAAACGACACAGCCACCTACAGAGTTGACCACCTTCCCTATGGCGGAAACAAACTTTCAGGTCTCGGCCGTGAGGGCGTTAAGTTCGCAATGGAAGATATGCTAAGCATCAAAATGGTGATGATAAACAGAAACTGATGCGTTAACGGCTGAAAAGCCGGAACGTAGATACTGCAAAAAAGATTTTATAGACTATAAAAGAGCAACTCATAACGCACGAGTCAACCCGTGCTCCTTGCCCCGTACATTGTGCGGGGCTTTTTTTGTCAATTTTCGATTATCAGCGGATGGGAGGGTCAATAATTGTTGACGCTCTCTTCAATAAAAATTGACATCCATGTTGGTTAAAAAGCAAAGGTCTTGTTTATCAGTGGTTTGTTATGTGGCACAGCTGTTGCTTTAAAGTGGTAAATAACATCAAATCCCCGGAGGATAGCTATGCTGAAAGGCGATGAACTGGCGCAGATATCTGCACCTCAAAGTGAAAAGACTAAAGAACTGCTTCTGAAAAAGGAAGCGTATGTTGCATCGGGAATTTCCGCATCGGTGCCGATCTTCATCAAACAGGCCAAGGGTGCTGTCATTGAAGACATCGACGGCAACCGCTACATAGATTTTTATGCAGGGATCGGTGTCACCACAGCGGGGCACTGCCCGGAACCCGTTGTTGACGCCATAAAGGAGCAGGCTGAAAATCTGCTCCACTCATGTTTCATGGTTTCCATGTACGATTCATACGTTGAGCTTTCCAAAAAGCTTACCGAAATAGCTCCCGGCAGCTTCGACAAGAAAGCGATGCTGGTTAACAGCGGCGCAGAGGCTGTTGAGAACGCAGTGAAAATAGCCAGAGCCTACACAGGCAGACAGGGCATCGTGTGCTTCGAATCAGGTTTCCACGGCCGTACTCTGCTGACAATGTCTCTCACGAGCAAGGTTAAACCCTACAAATACGGTTTCGGCCCCTACGCTCCCGAAATATACAAAGTTCCCTTCCCCAACCTCTACAGAGGCCAGCTCCACGTCGGCAAAGAGGACGCTGTCAAAGCTTATCTTGACTATTTCGAAAGATTTTTCGCCGCAGAGGTCGATCCCTCTCACATAGCGGCCATCATCATTGAACCTGTTCAGGGCGAGGGCGGCTTCAACGTTACTCCCAAAGAATACATGAAAGGCCTCAGAGAGCTTTGCGACAAACACGGCATCCTGCTTATTGCCGACGAAGTGCAGACTGGTTTCTGCCGTACGGGCAGGATGTTTGCAATGGAGCACTACGATGTGTCCGCTGACCTGATCACAATGGCGAAGTCAATCGCATCGGGTATGCCCCTTTCCGCAGTCGTCGGCCGCAAAGAGGTTATGGATTCTGTGGGCGCAGGACGTATCGGAGGAACCTACGGCGGTAACCCCGTTGCATGCAGGGCTGCACTGGCCACCATCAAATACATGGAAGATAATAAGCTGGCTGACAAATCCGCCGATCTCGGCGAAAAGATCGTAGCAAGAGTCGGAAAACTTCAGGCCGACTTCCCTGTTATCGGCGACATCCGCAATCTGGGCAGCATGATAGGCATCGAGTTCATCAAAGACACAGCAACAAAGGAACCCGACAAATACAGTGTAACCGCAATCATCGAAGAGTGCCGCAAAGAGGGTCTGCTTCTTATCGGAGCAGGCATATTCGGCAACGTTATCCGTATGCTCCCTCCTGTGGTGCTGACGGATGCACAGTTTGAGCAGGCTATGGGCATTTTCGAGAGCGCAGTGCGCAAGGTCCTCAGCAAGTAAATATTTGTCATTCTGAGCTTTGCAAAGAATCTCTGAACTGAGATCCTTCGGCGAAGACCTCAGGATGACGGCAAAATAGCAATACTAAATGAAGCTCTCTGCCTAACGGCAGTGAACAATAAGGAGGGTATTTTATGAATCTGAAGAAATTCATAGTTCCTGCCATAGTTCTGGCAATGGGAACAGCATCTTTTTCCGCTTACGCTGCAGAAAAAGTTGTAAAAATCGGTAACATACTTCCCCTGTCCGGTCCCTCTGCCTCTGTGGGCATTCAGGGCAAACAGGCAAGAGAAATGGCTGTTGACGAGATCAACAAAGCCGGCGGTATCAAGGCTCTGGGCGGCGCAAAGCTGAAGCTTCTTTTTGCTGACAGCAAAGGCGACCCCACAACAGGTGTTACAGAGACAGAACGTTTCATCAACACAGAGAAAGTAAGCATCCTTACCGGTGCTTGGAACTCATCCGTAACATATCCCGCAACTCAGGTTGCAGAGAGATACGGCATTCCTTTCGTTGTTGAAGTTTCCGTTCGCGACACCATAACAGAGAGAGGATTCAAAAACGTATTCCGTATCGCTGCGAAAGATTCATGGTGGACACGTGACCAGTTCCGTTTCCTCGCCGACATGCAGAAAGAGTTTAAAACCCCCATCAAAAAAGTTGCTTTCGTTTATGAAAACGGCGACTGGGGAACAGGTTTTGCAGAAAAATGGCGCGGACTTGCAAAAGCTGCCGGCTATCAGGTAGTTCTTGACGAACCCTATCCCAGCACAGCAAGCGACCTGACTCCCGTTGTGCTGAAACTTAAAAGATCCAACCCCGACGTGGTCTTCATGACCTCCAATGCGGCGGATGCTATCCTCCTTACAAAAACAATGACAGACCTTAAGGTCAACGTTAAAGCCATCGTAACATCAGGCGGCGGCCACGCAGATCCTTCATATCTTGAAGCTGTCGGCAAAAACGCTGAATACCTGTTCGATATCGTTGAGTGGGAAACAGACCTTAACAGACCCGGCCTTAAAGAGACCAACGACAAGTTCAAAAAACTCTACGGCTACAACCTGACAGGTGAAGCGGTTGATGCTTATGCAGCTATGTATCTTATCAAGGATGTTCTTGAAAGAGCAAAATCAACAGACCCCAACGCTCTGCGTGCGGCTCTGGCTGCAACAAACCTGAAAGGCGGCAAAACAGGTCTGCTGGCTTATGACAGCATCCAGTTCGACCAGACGGGACAGAACAAGAACGCAAGCCTTGTTGTTGTTCAGGTCAGAACCGGCAAAGACGGCAAAATGGACAGAATCTCCGTTTGGCCCAAGAACGTCAGAAGAGCCGGATACAAAGTGGTATTTCCCCAGCCTGGTAAATAATTAAAGCACAGCAGTCTGTGCATTGTATTTAGAAAAAAGTACAGCAGGCTTACCGGTTGAGACTGCCACGCTGCGCTCGCAGTGACGTCATAGCGAGGAACGAAGTGACGTGGCTATCTCATTCTTTGGTTATCTGTTCGTACATTGGGATTTCTCAGAAAGATAAAGGCCGGAGGTTCAGGCTTCCGGCCACTCTTTAAAAGGGAGTTATTATTATGATCGGCTATATAGAATCCGTCATCAACGGCATACTCATGGGCTCGATATACGGGCTCACTGCGGTGGGGCTTACCCTGATCTTCGGGGTGATGAAGGTGGTAAACTTTGCTCACGGCTCAATCCTCATGGTGGGGATGTTTGCTGCATACTGGTTTATTAAGCTGACAGGGTTCAACCCCTATCTGGCGCTTTTCGTTGTGGTTCCTATGCTCTATTTCTTCGGTTATTATATGCAGAAAATAGTCATCAAACCCATCTTTGAGGCTGAGAAGCATGTCAGAGAGCCTATCACTGTCATCATTGTAACAACGGGTATCTGGTATGTTCTGGATAACCTCGCACTGCTGGTTTTCGGTGCCGAGTTCCGTGTGGCTGAAACTTCCGTAACGGGAAAGATGGTTGAGATCGCAGAGATGTATTTCCCTCTGGCAAAGCTGATCGGGCTGGGGCTGACACTGCTTCTGGGTGCATATCTCTACTGGTTCCTCAAACACTCCAGAATGGGCAAGGCGGTCAGAGCCACCAGTCTGGACAGAGAGGCGGCAACCCTTATGGGCATCAAGCAGAGCCGGATTTACAACGTGGTATTCGGAATGGGATGCGCCTGCTGCGGTGTTGCGGCATGTGTTCTTGTTCCCTTCTATTATGTTTACCCTACAGTCGGTGTGCCTTTTGACATCAAAGCGTTCGTTATCGTGGTTCTCGGGGGACTGGGAAGTATCCCCGGAGCGATTCTGGGCGGAATAATCATCGGAATCATCGAGACAGTGGGTGCGCAGTTCATGGCGGCCACCTGGACGGAAATGCTTATCTACGCATTCTTCCTCGTGGTTCTGTTTGTTAAACCATCGGGTCTTTTCGGCCTCAAACAGGACTATTAAGGGGGCTGACCAATGAAATTTCTAAGCAACGTATCAACAACACATAAAGTTTTTGCGGCTCTTGTGCTCGCAGTGCTCTACGCTCTGCCGATATTCATCAAAAGCCCTGTTATGCTTCAGATATTCATCCTTATTTTCTTTTATGCGTATCTGACTTCTTCATGGAACTTTGTAGGCGGTTTCGCAGGGGTTCTGCCTCTGGGTCACTCTGCCTTTGTGGGTCTGGGAGCATACACTTCAACGCTTCTCTACCTGACATACAACATCAGCCCGTGGATCGGTATGATAGCGGGCGGTATAGTGGCTGTGTTCTTCGGGCTTCTGATAGGTATTCCCACTCTGAAACTGCGGGGTGCGTATTTCGCACTGGCAACCATAGCCTTTGCCGAAGGTCTCAGGGTGCTTGTGGAAAACCTTGAAAAGATAGGCCCTTTCGAGATAAGAGGCCCCAAAGGT of the Seleniivibrio woodruffii genome contains:
- a CDS encoding ABC transporter substrate-binding protein; protein product: MNLKKFIVPAIVLAMGTASFSAYAAEKVVKIGNILPLSGPSASVGIQGKQAREMAVDEINKAGGIKALGGAKLKLLFADSKGDPTTGVTETERFINTEKVSILTGAWNSSVTYPATQVAERYGIPFVVEVSVRDTITERGFKNVFRIAAKDSWWTRDQFRFLADMQKEFKTPIKKVAFVYENGDWGTGFAEKWRGLAKAAGYQVVLDEPYPSTASDLTPVVLKLKRSNPDVVFMTSNAADAILLTKTMTDLKVNVKAIVTSGGGHADPSYLEAVGKNAEYLFDIVEWETDLNRPGLKETNDKFKKLYGYNLTGEAVDAYAAMYLIKDVLERAKSTDPNALRAALAATNLKGGKTGLLAYDSIQFDQTGQNKNASLVVVQVRTGKDGKMDRISVWPKNVRRAGYKVVFPQPGK
- a CDS encoding branched-chain amino acid ABC transporter permease, which encodes MIGYIESVINGILMGSIYGLTAVGLTLIFGVMKVVNFAHGSILMVGMFAAYWFIKLTGFNPYLALFVVVPMLYFFGYYMQKIVIKPIFEAEKHVREPITVIIVTTGIWYVLDNLALLVFGAEFRVAETSVTGKMVEIAEMYFPLAKLIGLGLTLLLGAYLYWFLKHSRMGKAVRATSLDREAATLMGIKQSRIYNVVFGMGCACCGVAACVLVPFYYVYPTVGVPFDIKAFVIVVLGGLGSIPGAILGGIIIGIIETVGAQFMAATWTEMLIYAFFLVVLFVKPSGLFGLKQDY
- the gabT gene encoding 4-aminobutyrate--2-oxoglutarate transaminase, which encodes MLKGDELAQISAPQSEKTKELLLKKEAYVASGISASVPIFIKQAKGAVIEDIDGNRYIDFYAGIGVTTAGHCPEPVVDAIKEQAENLLHSCFMVSMYDSYVELSKKLTEIAPGSFDKKAMLVNSGAEAVENAVKIARAYTGRQGIVCFESGFHGRTLLTMSLTSKVKPYKYGFGPYAPEIYKVPFPNLYRGQLHVGKEDAVKAYLDYFERFFAAEVDPSHIAAIIIEPVQGEGGFNVTPKEYMKGLRELCDKHGILLIADEVQTGFCRTGRMFAMEHYDVSADLITMAKSIASGMPLSAVVGRKEVMDSVGAGRIGGTYGGNPVACRAALATIKYMEDNKLADKSADLGEKIVARVGKLQADFPVIGDIRNLGSMIGIEFIKDTATKEPDKYSVTAIIEECRKEGLLLIGAGIFGNVIRMLPPVVLTDAQFEQAMGIFESAVRKVLSK
- a CDS encoding aldehyde dehydrogenase family protein; translated protein: MKQYKTLIGGEWVESAKTLEVKNKYNNEVFAAVPVADEKETQRAIDIAEEAFKTFRKCPAHKRSEILEKTSDIILRRKEEIAEIISKEAGKAWKFSMNEVYRSAETFKFAAEEAKRVHGETIPVDASAFGENRVGYYIKEPLGVIGAITPFNFPLNLVAHKVAPAIATGNTVVLKPASSTPLSSIILAEIMEEAGLPAGVLNVVIGSGGTVGDTIVASPKCKKITFTGSPGVGDQIIKKAGIKKVTLELGNNSATIIEADADVEKAAARCVVSAFSNSGQVCISLQRIYVNRAIADEFSKVFVEKTKALVVGDPMDPKCDVGPMIDGKELKRIDEWVQEAVAQGAVLAAGGKVVGNVFEPTVLTNVTEDMKVMCMETFAPVVSIVAYDDFSEVIQRVNHSDFGLQAGVYTKDINKILEAVEDLEVGGVMINDTATYRVDHLPYGGNKLSGLGREGVKFAMEDMLSIKMVMINRN